A stretch of the Zeugodacus cucurbitae isolate PBARC_wt_2022May chromosome 6, idZeuCucr1.2, whole genome shotgun sequence genome encodes the following:
- the LOC105209871 gene encoding protein late bloomer, producing MALKISILKAVLAVVNTVLPLLGIGLIALSVYELNTSTPGTMQHISIVIQIFIGSFVVLTSFLGCFGLCRQSLGLTWSYVICMLILVTFQIYLITVAGVTDYVQNTTDHLDKLWSNITVNAAEIAQVEQQYECCGRLSKADYIKLDKRIPRNCYRNFSGNETDLYTDSCLRVLQDMARKSGSTGLAIKLTLFGFEVLALFFSGLMGITIRNKRRRDQFVDN from the exons ATGGCATTGAAAATTTCCATATTAAAGGCCGTTTTGGCTGTTGTCAACACAGTGCTgccg CTGCTTGGCATTGGCTTAATTGCGCTTTCCGTTTACGAGTTGAACACCTCAACGCCTGGAACTATGCAACACATTTCGAttgttatacaaatatttattggttCATTTGTCGTGTTAACGTCATTCTTGGGCTGCTTTGGGCTGTGCCGTCAGTCGTTGGGCCTCACGTGGAGT TATGTAATCTGCATGCTGATCTTAGTCACATTCCAAATTTATTTGATCACCGTCGCCGGTGTCACCGATTACGTTCAGAATACCACCGATCATTTAGATAAATTATGGAGTAATATCACCGTGAATGCTGCGGAAATTGCACAAGTTGAGCAACAG TACGAATGCTGTGGCAGATTGAGTAAAGCGGATTATATCAAATTGGATAAACGCATACCGAGAAATTGTTACCGAAACTTTTCTGGCAACGAAACTGATTTATATACAGATAGTTGCCTAAGAGTGCTACAAGATATGGCACGAAAGAGTGGCAGCACTGGTTTGGCAATTAAATTGACGTTATTCGGGTTTGAA GTACTTGCTTTATTCTTCTCGGGCCTAATGGGTATTACCATACGCAATAAACGAAGAAGAGATCAATTTGTGGACAACTAA